The following proteins come from a genomic window of Nicotiana tomentosiformis chromosome 12, ASM39032v3, whole genome shotgun sequence:
- the LOC104107064 gene encoding subtilisin-like protease has translation MKILKILLVIFSILGCFSWPSMQSDSEIYIVQVESPESRISIQSTRTNLESWYSSFLPKTIATTGSNEDQPRLIYSYHNVMKGFAARLSVEQVKEMEKKPGFISARPQRILFLHTTHSPSFLGLQQNMGLWKDSNYGKGVIIGVLDTGIYPDHPSFSDKGMPPPPAKWKGKCESNFTTKCNNKLIGARTFAQASESPLDDNGHGTHTASTIAGRFVDGANVNGNANGTAVGIAPLAHLAIYKVCDSFGCSDSDILAAMDAAIDDGVDILSLSLGGSSKAFYNDPIALGAYSATQRGILVSCSASNNGPYDSTLSNEAPWIMTVGASTIDRKLKATVKLGNRKEFEGESAFHPKGHNSAFFPLFDPALNATDFDSPYCGTGTLNDPDIKGKIVLCMAGGGYSRIEKGQAVKDAGGVGMIIFSSPDDGFTKFADAHVLPALYITYKDGIEILDYMNATSKPIARLAFQGTIIGDKDAPVVAAFSSRGPSLASPGILKPDIIGPGVNILAAWPPSPENKPNIKPNFFLASGTSMSCPHLSGVAALLKSAHPTWSPAVIKSAIMTTANTVNLANDPILDERLLPANIFAVGAGHVNPSRANDPGLVYDTQFKDYLPYLCGLNYTNRQVGNLLQRKVDCKQVKSIPQAQLNYPSFSITLGANSQTYTRTVTNVGVAKSSYNVEIGSPPGVSVIVKPSTLNFSKLNQKLKYQVTFSIRANSSNSGVVQGFLKWTCNKHSVRSPIAVVLDTTIGF, from the coding sequence ATGAAAATCTTGAAAATCCTTTTGGTTATTTTTTCTATACTTGGTTGTTTTTCATGGCCTAGTATGCAAAGCGATTCGGAGATATACATAGTTCAAGTTGAATCACCAGAAAGCCGAATTAGCATTCAATCAACAAGAACGAATTTGGAAAGCTGGTATAGTTCTTTCTTGCCAAAAACCATAGCAACTACTGGCTCAAATGAAGATCAACCGCGGTTGATATATTCGTATCACAATGTGATGAAAGGTTTTGCAGCTAGATTATCTGTAGAACAAGTGAAAGAAATGGAGAAGAAACCAGGCTTTATATCTGCACGGCCGCAGAGGATATTGTTTTTACACACAACACATAGTCCAAGTTTTCTTGGATTGCAACAAAACATGGGCTTGTGGAAGGATTCTAACTATGGTAAAGGTGTGATCATTGGAGTTTTGGACACTGGGATTTACCCTGACCATCCATCATTTAGCGATAAAGGAATGCCTCCTCCTCCTGCTAAATGGAAGGGCAAATGTGAATCGAATTTCACTACAAAGTGTAACAACAAGCTCATTGGTGCGAGGACTTTTGCACAAGCTAGTGAATCGCCGCTTGATGATAATGGACATGGTACACATACGGCTAGTACTATTGCTGGACGTTTTGTGGATGGTGCTAATGTGAATGGTAATGCTAATGGCACTGCAGTTGGGATTGCTCCACTTGCTCACCTCGCCATTTATAAGGTTTGCGATTCTTTTGGTTGCTCTGATAGTGACATTCTAGCTGCAATGGACGCGGCTATTGATGATGGTGTTGATATCCTGTCGCTTTCCCTTGGGGGAAGTAGTAAGGCATTCTATAATGATCCAATTGCACTTGGCGCGTATAGTGCAACACAAAGAGGTATTCTTGTAAGTTGCTCAGCCAGTAATAATGGTCCGTATGATAGCACATTATCAAATGAAGCTCCCTGGATTATGACAGTAGGCGCAAGCACTATTGACAGAAAACTTAAAGCCACTGTTAAGCTTGGAAACAGAAAAGAATTCGAGGGCGAATCAGCTTTTCATCCAAAGGGTCACAATTCAGCATTTTTCCCTTTGTTTGATCCTGCATTGAATGCAACTGATTTCGACAGCCCTTATTGCGGAACAGGTACATTGAATGACCCTGATATTAAAGGCAAAATAGTTTTGTGCATGGCGGGTGGTGGTTATAGCAGGATTGAAAAAGGACAAGCTGTAAAGGATGCGGGAGGTGTTGGCATGATTATCTTTAGTTCACCTGATGATGGTTTTACCAAGTTCGCCGATGCTCATGTCCTTCCGGCTTTGTATATTACTTACAAAGATGGAATAGAAATTCTTGACTATATGAATGCAACATCAAAACCTATTGCAAGACTTGCATTTCAAGGAACAATAATCGGAGATAAAGATGCACCAGTGGTTGCTGCATTTTCTTCTCGCGGACCAAGCTTAGCTAGTCCTGGAATCTTGAAGCCTGATATTATTGGCCCTGGTGTTAACATTCTCGCggcttggcctccctctcctgaGAACAAACCAAACATAAAACCTAACTTCTTTCTTGCATCTGGCACGTCTATGTCTTGTCCTCACCTCAGTGGAGTTGCAGCATTGCTGAAAAGCGCGCATCCCACTTGGTCCCCTGCAGTTATTAAATCAGCAATCATGACAACGGCTAATACTGTAAACCTCGCCAACGATCCCATCTTAGATGAAAGGCTACTTCCAGCTAACATCTTCGCCGTTGGTGCAGGACATGTCAATCCATCAAGAGCTAATGATCCAGGGCTAGTTTACGATACACAATTTAAGGACTACTTGCCTTATTTGTGTGGTTTGAATTACACAAATCGACAGGTGGGAAATCTTCTACAACGTAAGGTGGATTGTAAACAAGTGAAAAGTATTCCTCAAGCACAACTAAATTATCCTTCATTCTCCATCACACTCGGGGCAAATTCTCAGACATATACGAGAACAGTGACTAATGTTGGGGTCGCTAAATCATCTTACAATGTGGAAATAGGTTCACCACCTGGAGTTTCAGTGATTGTTAAGCCCTCTACTCTAAACTTCTCGAAGTTGAACCAGAAGTTGAAATACCAAGTAACCTTTTCTATAAGAGCAAATAGCTCAAACAGTGGTGTTGTTCAAGGATTCTTGAAATGGACTTGTAATAAGCACTCTGTAAGAAGTCCAATTGCAGTTGTGCTAGACACTACAATTGGTTTCTAG